In a single window of the Gossypium hirsutum isolate 1008001.06 chromosome A13, Gossypium_hirsutum_v2.1, whole genome shotgun sequence genome:
- the LOC107894422 gene encoding cellulose synthase-like protein E1 encodes MKLEFPGLDANGGPCYIGTGCFHQRDALCGKKYDETCKVDWKRLNRREVEENATVLEETCKVLASCSFEQNTQWGNEMGLKYGCPAEDIITGLSIQCRGWKSIYLNPEREISFLGIAPTSLLTMLVQHKRWAEGHFQIFLSRYCSLLYGHNRIPLKLQLAYCAGNLWAANSLPTLYYVVVPCFCLLKDIPLFPKVSSLWVLPFAYVAIAHRAYSLGEFLWCGGTFQAWCNDQRMWLFKRTTSYFFALCDTILKLLGYSNPTFVITAKVADEDVSRRYEQELMEFGDSSPMFVVLASLAMLNLFSGFGAINKLVFNADHSEVSDRFGLQILLCFLLVALNWPVYNAVFFRKDNGGMPAPVTYKSITFALLVSTVDIST; translated from the exons ATGAAGTTGGAGTTTCCCGGACTCGACGCAAATGGAGGACCATGCTATATCGGCACGGGATGCTTTCACCAACGAGATGCTCTTTGCGGGAAGAAATACGACGAAACCTGTAAGGTTGATTGGAAGCGACTAAATCGTAGAGAGGTTGAAGAAAACGCAACAGTTCTTGAAGAAACATGTAAAGTTCTTGCAAGTTGTAGCTTTGAACAAAATACACAATGGGGAAACGAG ATGGGATTGAAATATGGGTGCCCAGCTGAGGATATAATAACAGGATTGAGCATACAGTGCAGAGGCTGGAAATCGATTTACTTAAATCCTGAAAGAGAAATTAGCTTCTTAGGCATTGCTCCAACTTCACTATTGACGATGCTGGTGCAACATAAGAGATGGGCCGAAGGTCATTTCCAGATTTTCTTATCAAGATATTGTTCCTTGTTGTATGGACATAATCGGATTCCTCTCAAACTTCAACTTGCTTACTGTGCGGGCAATTTATGGGCTGCAAATTCCTTGCCTACGTTGTACTATGTTGTTGTCCCTTGCTTTTGCCTGCTTAAAGACATCCCACTGTTTCCCAAGGTATCAAGTCTATGGGTGCTCCCATTTGCATATGTTGCCATTGCACACCGAGCATATAGCCTTGGAGAATTCCTATGGTGTGGGGGCACATTCCAAGCTTGGTGCAACGATCAAAGGATGTGGCTGTTCAAGAGAACAACTTCATACTTCTTCGCCTTATGTGACACCATCTTGAAGCTATTAGGATACTCAAATCCAACCTTTGTCATCACAGCAAAGGTTGCGGACGAAGACGTCTCGAGAAGATACGAGCAAGAGCTGATGGAATTTGGCGATTCATCACCGATGTTCGTTGTTTTAGCATCACTCGCAATGTTGAATCTGTTCAGTGGCTTTGGGGCAATCAATAAGCTCGTCTTCAATGCTGATCACAGTGAGGTTTCGGACCGATTCGGATTGCAAATTCTCTTGTGTTTCCTTTTGGTTGCTCTCAACTGGCCTGTATACAATGCAGTGTTTTTTCGGAAAGACAACGGTGGAATGCCCGCTCCAGTTACTTACAAGTCCATTACTTTTGCCTTGTTAGTGTCTACAGTAGATATATCAACTTGA